A stretch of Electrophorus electricus isolate fEleEle1 chromosome 3, fEleEle1.pri, whole genome shotgun sequence DNA encodes these proteins:
- the cx32.3 gene encoding connexin 32.3 gives MGDWGFLSSLLDKVQSHSTVIGKIWMSVLFIFRILVLGAGAESVWGDEQSSLVCNTLQPGCENVCYDWKFPISHIRFWVMQIIFVSTPTLVYLGHAIHVIHQENKLREKIQRQLHSKGLKGPKYTDDKGHVKIKGNLLGSYLTQLFFKIILEIAFIVGQYYLYGFIMIPQFACSKKPCPYTVECFMSRPTEKTIFIIFMLVVACVSLLLNVTEVFYLLCTRVRCRSRRRRVPNATSAENPASLSVSWQPRVEAELALKQNSLNIQIQSGQSSSASSDGLKEDKKLLEGH, from the coding sequence ATGGGAGACTGGGGGTTTCTCTCGTCTTTACTGGACAAGGTGCAGTCCCACTCTACTGTCATTGGCAAGATATGGATGAGCGTGCTCTTCATCTTCAGGATCCTCGTCCTGGGGGCAGGAGCGGAGAGCGTGTGGGGGGATGAGCAATCTAGTTTAGTCTGCAATACGTTGCAACCCGGCTGCGAGAACGTGTGCTACGACTGGAAGTTTCCCATCTCCCACATCCGCTTCTGGGTCATGCAGATCATCTTCGTGTCCACACCGACTCTGGTGTACCTGGGCCATGCCATCCATGTGATCCACCAGGAGAACAagctgagagagaaaatacaaagaCAGCTTCACAGCAAGGGCTTAAAGGGACCCAAATATACAGATGACAAAGGCCATGTTAAGATCAAGGGGAACCTTCTAGGCAGCTATCTAACCCAGTTGTTCTTCAAGATTATCTTAGAGATTGCTTTCATTGTCGGACAGTATTATTTGTATGGTTTCATCATGATCCCCCAGTTTGCTTGCTCCAAAAAGCCTTGCCCCTACACAGTAGAGTGTTTCATGTCTCGTCCCACTGAGAAGaccatcttcatcatcttcatgcTGGTGGTGGCATGCGTGTCCCTGCTACTGAATGTGACTGAGGTCTTTTACCTGTTGTGCACCAGGGTTAGGTGTCGCTCCCGAAGGCGACGCGTTCCCAACGCCACGTCAGCCGAGAATCCTGCCAGCTTGTCCGTATCATGGCAGCCACGGGTGGAGGCTGAACTTGCACTGAAGCAAAACAGTCTGAATATACAGATCCAGAGTGGACAGAGTTCTTCTGCCAGCAGTGATGGTCTGAAGGAGGACAAAAAGTTATTAGAGGGCCATTAA
- the LOC113572271 gene encoding gap junction Cx32.2 protein-like has protein sequence MGEWGFLSKLLDKVQSHSTVIGKVWMTVLFVFRIMVLGGGAEKVWGDEQSKMVCNTKQPGCVNVCYDHAFPISHIRFWTLQIIFVATPTLMYLGHVLHVIHKEKKLREHLQNQAECQGIKQPKYTDDKGKVKIKGDLLASYMASVIVKILLEAAFIVGQYYLYGFVMVPKIECTRYPCPYTVECFMSRPTEKTVFIIFMLVVSCVSLLLNIIEIFYLIVHRSKRHHASLGLNGRKFYHLPGTEHSRKS, from the coding sequence ATGGGAGAATGGGGCTTTCTCTCCAAGCTTCTGGACAAGGTGCAGTCCCACTCCACTGTGATTGGAAAGGTGTGGATGACAGTGCTCTTCGTCTTCAGAATCATGGTTCTTGGAGGTGGTGCAGAAAAGGTGTGGGGGGATGAACAGTCCAAAATGGTGTGCAACACTAAACAGCCGGGTTGTGTGAACGTATGCTATGACCATGCTTTCCCCATATCCCACATTCGCTTCTGGACCCTCCAAATCATCTTCGTTGCCACACCGACGCTCATGTACCTCGGGCATGTCCTGCATGTCATCCACAAGGAGAAGAAACTGAGAGAGCATCTCCAAAACCAAGCCGAGTGTCAGGGCATTAAACAGCCCAAGTACACAGACGACAAGGGGAAGGTCAAAATTAAAGGTGATCTGCTTGCCAGTTACATGGCCAGTGTGATTGTTAAGATCTTGCTCGAGGCGGCTTTCATAGTAGGTCAATACTACCTGTATGGTTTTGTGATGGTGCCCAAAATTGAGTGTACCCGATACCCATGTCCATACACTGTAGAGTGCTTCATGTCTCGACCCACAGAGAAGACtgtcttcatcatcttcatgcTGGTGGTGTCATGTGTGTCGCTGCTGCTGAATATAATCGAGATTTTCTACTTGATTGTGCACAGATCAAAAAGGCATCATGCGTCTCTGGGATTAAATGGAAGAAAATTTTATCATCTTCCTGGGACTGAACATAGTAGGAAATCCTAA
- the cx28.1 gene encoding gap junction Cx32.2 protein yields the protein MGDWGFLSKLLDKVQSHSTNIGKVWLTVLLIFRIMVLSAVVDKVWGDEQSNMICNIKTPGCKNVCYDQAFPISHPRFWVLQILFVSLPTLVYLGYVLAIVHKEKKLRDQLQNQAVKKGMRQPKYTENNGKLRYKGSLLCVYITCILVTILFEAAFIVAQYILYGFEMVPLISCNKDPCPSPGVECFMSRPTEKTIFIVFMLGVACVSLVLNIGEIFYLIGHATVFRYRTPKISNDQPKSFTTETFC from the coding sequence ATGGGAGACTGGGGCTTTCTCTCCAAACTCCTTGATAAGGTCCAGTCCCACTCCACCAACATAGGAAAGGTTTGGTTGACAGTACTCCTGATCTTCAGAATCATGGTGCTTAGTGCCGTTGTAGACAAAGTGTGGGGGGATGAACAGTCTAACATGATCTGCAACATCAAGACACCAGGATGCAAGAACGTGTGCTATGACCAAGCGTTCCCCATCTCACACCCTCGCTTCTGGGTCCTCCAGATCCTCTTTGTGTCCTTACCGACTCTAGTCTACCTTGGTTACGTACTTGCCATTgtccacaaagaaaaaaagctcaGAGATCAGCTCCAGAACCAGGCCGTGAAGAAGGGGATGAGGCAACCAAAGTATACTGAAAACAACGGCAAGCTTCGTTACAAAGGGAGCCTGCTTTGTGTTTACATAACTTGCATATTGGTGACTATTCTTTTTGAAGCAGCTTTCATAGTAGCCCAGTACATTTTATATGGATTCGAGATGGTTCCCTTGATCTCCTGCAATAAGGATCCCTGCCCCTCTCCTGGTGTGGAGTGTTTCATGTCACGTCCCACAGAGAAGACCATCTTCATCGTGTTCATGCTGGGGGTGGCATGCGTGTCCCTAGTTTTGAACATAGGGGAGATATTTTATCTGATTGGTCACGCTACTGTATTCAGATATCGGACACCAAAGATTTCAAATGATCAACCTAAATCCTTTACCACAGAGACATTTTGCTGA
- the cx32.2 gene encoding gap junction Cx32.2 protein, translated as MGDWGFLSSLLDKVQSHSTVIGKIWMTVLFIFRILILGTGVESVWGDERSEMVCNSNTPGCENVCYDWKFPISHVRFWVMQIIFVSTPTLVYLGHAIHVIHQENKLREQARDRQENKLETDHSVRSPKYTNEKGKVQIKGKLLGSYLAQLFFKILLELAFIFGQYYLYGFMMQPIFHCEKPPCRLQTECFMSRPTEKTIFIIFMLVVACVSLALNVMEVCYLLCRCLIRRSKHNVVLHSDAKAHYNPFSSISGLKTEGSLKQNYMNKGIENEWSQKISSLAEANAEL; from the coding sequence ATGGGAGACTGGGGGTTTCTCTCGTCCTTACTGGACAAGGTGCAGTCCCACTCTACTGTCATTGGCAAGATATGGATGACCGTGCTCTTCATCTTCAGGATCCTCATCCTGGGGACAGGAGTCGAGAGCGTGTGGGGGGACGAGCGCTCTGAAATGGTCTGCAACTCCAACACGCCCGGCTGCGAGAACGTGTGCTACGACTGGAAGTTCCCCATCTCTCATGTCCGCTTCTGGGTCATGCAGATCATCTTTGTGTCCACACCGACTCTGGTGTACCTGGGTCATGCCATCCATGTGATCCACCAGGAGAACAAGCTGAGAGAACAAGctagagacagacaggagaacaAGCTAGAGACAGACCATTCAGTGAGGTCTCCGAAGTACACGAATGAAAAGGGCAAAGTCCAGATCAAGGGCAAGCTGTTGGGTAGCTACCTGGCTCAGCTGTTTTTCAAGATTCTTCTAGAGTTGGCTTTCATCTTTGGACAGTACTACCTGTACGGCTTTATGATGCAACCCATTTTCCATTGCGAAAAACCGCCGTGTCGACTTCAGACGGAATGCTTCATGTCAAGGCCCACCGAGAAGACCATCTTCATTATCTTTATGCTGGTGGTTGCCTGTGTATCTCTGGCCTTAAATGTGATGGAAGTGTGTTATTTGCTTTGTCGCTGCTTGATAAGAAGATCGAAACATAACGTTGTGTTACACTCTGATGCCAAAGCCCATTATAATCCATTTTCATCAATTTCAGGCCTGAAAACTGAGGGGAGTTTGAAGCAGAACTACATGAACAAAGGGATTGAAAATGAGTGGAGTCAAAAAATCAGTAGTCTTGCTGAAGCAAATGCTGAATTGTAG